From a region of the Canis lupus dingo isolate Sandy chromosome 5, ASM325472v2, whole genome shotgun sequence genome:
- the HEPACAM gene encoding hepatocyte cell adhesion molecule isoform X4, which translates to MKRERGAPSRAFSALSLAPFVYLLLIQTEPLEGVNITSPVRLIHGTVGKSALLSVQYSSTSSDKPVVKWQLKRDKPVTVVQSIGTEVIGTLRPDYRDRIRLFENGSLLLSDLQLADEGTYEVEISITDDTFTGEKTINLTVDVPISRPQVLVASTTVLELSEAFTLNCSHENGTKPSYTWLKDGKPLLNDSRMLLSPDHKVLTITRVLMEDDDLYSCVVENPISQGRSLPIKITVYRRSSLYIILSTGGIFLLVTLVTVCACWKPSKKSGPSPAHTQQFCSEDAGLICRKKRKLEKQNSLEYMDQNDDRLKPEADTLPRGGEQERKNPMALYILKDKDSPEPEDNPAAEPRGAAEPGPPGYSVSPGVPGRSPGLPIRSARRYPRSPARSPATGRTHTSPPRAPGSPGRSRSASRSLRTAGVHLLREQDEASPVEISA; encoded by the exons AGCCCCTGGAGGGGGTGAACATCACCAGCCCAGTGCGCCTGATCCATGGCACGGTGGGGAAGTCAGCCCTGCTCTCCGTGCAGTACAGCAGCACCAGCAGTGACAAGCCCGTGGTGAAGTGGCAGCTGAAGCGGGACAAGCCAGTGACCGTGGTACAGTCCATCGGCACAGAGGTCATTGGCACCCTACGGCCTGACTACCGAGACCGCATCCGCCTCTTCGAAaatggctccctgctcctcagtgACCTGCAGCTGGCCGACGAGGGCACCTACGAGGTTGAGATCTCCATCACGGACGACACGTTCACTGGAGAGAAGACCATCAACCTCACTGTAGATG TGCCCATTTCGAGGCCACAGGTGTTAGTGGCTTCGACCACCGTGCTGGAGCTCAGCGAGGCCTTCACCCTCAACTGCTCCCACGAGAATGGCACCAAGCCCAGCTACACCTGGCTGAAGGACGGCAAGCCTCTCCTCAATGACTCGAGAATGCTCCTGTCCCCCGACCACAAGGTGCTCACCATCACCCGCGTGCTCATGGAGGACGATGACCTGTACAGCTGCGTGGTGGAGAACCCCATCAGCCAGGGCCGCAGCCTGCCCATCAAGATCACCGTATACC gaAGAAGCTCCCTCTACATCATCTTGTCCACAGGAGGCATCTTCCTTCTTGTGACCTTGGTGACAGTCTGTGCCTGCTGGAAACCCTCCAAAAAGTCTGG gccttCTCCGGCTCACACTCAACAGTTCTGTTCAGAGGATGCTGGGTTGATttgcaggaagaagaggaagctggAGAAGCAAAACTCCCTGGAATATATGGATCAGAATGATGACCGTCTGAAACCAGAAG CAGACACCCTCCCGCGAGGCGGCGAGCAGGAGCGGAAGAACCCCATGGCGCTGTACATCCTCAAGGACAAG GACTCCCCGGAGCCCGAGGACAACCCCGCCGCCGAGCCCCGGGGCGCCGCCGAGCCCGGCCCGCCCGGCTACTCCGTGTCTCCGGGCGTCCCCGGCCGCTCGCCCGGGCTGCCCATCCGCTCCGCCCGCCGCTACCCGCGCTCCCCGGCGCGCTCCCCCGCCACCGGCCGGACGCACACgtcgccgccccgcgcccccggctcGCCCGGCCGCTCGCGCAGCGCCTCGCGCTCACTGCGGACTGCGGGCGTGCACCTGCTCCGCGAGCAAGACGAGGCCAGCCCGGTGGAGATCAGCGCCTGA
- the HEPACAM gene encoding hepatocyte cell adhesion molecule isoform X5, with translation MKRERGAPSRAFSALSLAPFVYLLLIQTEPLEGVNITSPVRLIHGTVGKSALLSVQYSSTSSDKPVVKWQLKRDKPVTVVQSIGTEVIGTLRPDYRDRIRLFENGSLLLSDLQLADEGTYEVEISITDDTFTGEKTINLTVDVPISRPQVLVASTTVLELSEAFTLNCSHENGTKPSYTWLKDGKPLLNDSRMLLSPDHKVLTITRVLMEDDDLYSCVVENPISQGRSLPIKITVYRRSSLYIILSTGGIFLLVTLVTVCACWKPSKKSGPSPAHTQQFCSEDAGLICRKKRKLEKQNSLEYMDQNDDRLKPEDTLPRGGEQERKNPMALYILKDKDSPEPEDNPAAEPRGAAEPGPPGYSVSPGVPGRSPGLPIRSARRYPRSPARSPATGRTHTSPPRAPGSPGRSRSASRSLRTAGVHLLREQDEASPVEISA, from the exons AGCCCCTGGAGGGGGTGAACATCACCAGCCCAGTGCGCCTGATCCATGGCACGGTGGGGAAGTCAGCCCTGCTCTCCGTGCAGTACAGCAGCACCAGCAGTGACAAGCCCGTGGTGAAGTGGCAGCTGAAGCGGGACAAGCCAGTGACCGTGGTACAGTCCATCGGCACAGAGGTCATTGGCACCCTACGGCCTGACTACCGAGACCGCATCCGCCTCTTCGAAaatggctccctgctcctcagtgACCTGCAGCTGGCCGACGAGGGCACCTACGAGGTTGAGATCTCCATCACGGACGACACGTTCACTGGAGAGAAGACCATCAACCTCACTGTAGATG TGCCCATTTCGAGGCCACAGGTGTTAGTGGCTTCGACCACCGTGCTGGAGCTCAGCGAGGCCTTCACCCTCAACTGCTCCCACGAGAATGGCACCAAGCCCAGCTACACCTGGCTGAAGGACGGCAAGCCTCTCCTCAATGACTCGAGAATGCTCCTGTCCCCCGACCACAAGGTGCTCACCATCACCCGCGTGCTCATGGAGGACGATGACCTGTACAGCTGCGTGGTGGAGAACCCCATCAGCCAGGGCCGCAGCCTGCCCATCAAGATCACCGTATACC gaAGAAGCTCCCTCTACATCATCTTGTCCACAGGAGGCATCTTCCTTCTTGTGACCTTGGTGACAGTCTGTGCCTGCTGGAAACCCTCCAAAAAGTCTGG gccttCTCCGGCTCACACTCAACAGTTCTGTTCAGAGGATGCTGGGTTGATttgcaggaagaagaggaagctggAGAAGCAAAACTCCCTGGAATATATGGATCAGAATGATGACCGTCTGAAACCAGAAG ACACCCTCCCGCGAGGCGGCGAGCAGGAGCGGAAGAACCCCATGGCGCTGTACATCCTCAAGGACAAG GACTCCCCGGAGCCCGAGGACAACCCCGCCGCCGAGCCCCGGGGCGCCGCCGAGCCCGGCCCGCCCGGCTACTCCGTGTCTCCGGGCGTCCCCGGCCGCTCGCCCGGGCTGCCCATCCGCTCCGCCCGCCGCTACCCGCGCTCCCCGGCGCGCTCCCCCGCCACCGGCCGGACGCACACgtcgccgccccgcgcccccggctcGCCCGGCCGCTCGCGCAGCGCCTCGCGCTCACTGCGGACTGCGGGCGTGCACCTGCTCCGCGAGCAAGACGAGGCCAGCCCGGTGGAGATCAGCGCCTGA
- the HEPACAM gene encoding hepatocyte cell adhesion molecule isoform X7 yields MKRERGAPSRAFSALSLAPFVYLLLIQTEPLEGVNITSPVRLIHGTVGKSALLSVQYSSTSSDKPVVKWQLKRDKPVTVVQSIGTEVIGTLRPDYRDRIRLFENGSLLLSDLQLADEGTYEVEISITDDTFTGEKTINLTVDVPISRPQVLVASTTVLELSEAFTLNCSHENGTKPSYTWLKDGKPLLNDSRMLLSPDHKVLTITRVLMEDDDLYSCVVENPISQGRSLPIKITVYRRSSLYIILSTGGIFLLVTLVTVCACWKPSKKSGKKRKLEKQNSLEYMDQNDDRLKPEDTLPRGGEQERKNPMALYILKDKDSPEPEDNPAAEPRGAAEPGPPGYSVSPGVPGRSPGLPIRSARRYPRSPARSPATGRTHTSPPRAPGSPGRSRSASRSLRTAGVHLLREQDEASPVEISA; encoded by the exons AGCCCCTGGAGGGGGTGAACATCACCAGCCCAGTGCGCCTGATCCATGGCACGGTGGGGAAGTCAGCCCTGCTCTCCGTGCAGTACAGCAGCACCAGCAGTGACAAGCCCGTGGTGAAGTGGCAGCTGAAGCGGGACAAGCCAGTGACCGTGGTACAGTCCATCGGCACAGAGGTCATTGGCACCCTACGGCCTGACTACCGAGACCGCATCCGCCTCTTCGAAaatggctccctgctcctcagtgACCTGCAGCTGGCCGACGAGGGCACCTACGAGGTTGAGATCTCCATCACGGACGACACGTTCACTGGAGAGAAGACCATCAACCTCACTGTAGATG TGCCCATTTCGAGGCCACAGGTGTTAGTGGCTTCGACCACCGTGCTGGAGCTCAGCGAGGCCTTCACCCTCAACTGCTCCCACGAGAATGGCACCAAGCCCAGCTACACCTGGCTGAAGGACGGCAAGCCTCTCCTCAATGACTCGAGAATGCTCCTGTCCCCCGACCACAAGGTGCTCACCATCACCCGCGTGCTCATGGAGGACGATGACCTGTACAGCTGCGTGGTGGAGAACCCCATCAGCCAGGGCCGCAGCCTGCCCATCAAGATCACCGTATACC gaAGAAGCTCCCTCTACATCATCTTGTCCACAGGAGGCATCTTCCTTCTTGTGACCTTGGTGACAGTCTGTGCCTGCTGGAAACCCTCCAAAAAGTCTGG gaagaagaggaagctggAGAAGCAAAACTCCCTGGAATATATGGATCAGAATGATGACCGTCTGAAACCAGAAG ACACCCTCCCGCGAGGCGGCGAGCAGGAGCGGAAGAACCCCATGGCGCTGTACATCCTCAAGGACAAG GACTCCCCGGAGCCCGAGGACAACCCCGCCGCCGAGCCCCGGGGCGCCGCCGAGCCCGGCCCGCCCGGCTACTCCGTGTCTCCGGGCGTCCCCGGCCGCTCGCCCGGGCTGCCCATCCGCTCCGCCCGCCGCTACCCGCGCTCCCCGGCGCGCTCCCCCGCCACCGGCCGGACGCACACgtcgccgccccgcgcccccggctcGCCCGGCCGCTCGCGCAGCGCCTCGCGCTCACTGCGGACTGCGGGCGTGCACCTGCTCCGCGAGCAAGACGAGGCCAGCCCGGTGGAGATCAGCGCCTGA
- the HEPACAM gene encoding hepatocyte cell adhesion molecule isoform X3: MKRERGAPSRAFSALSLAPFVYLLLIQTEPLEGVNITSPVRLIHGTVGKSALLSVQYSSTSSDKPVVKWQLKRDKPVTVVQSIGTEVIGTLRPDYRDRIRLFENGSLLLSDLQLADEGTYEVEISITDDTFTGEKTINLTVDVPISRPQVLVASTTVLELSEAFTLNCSHENGTKPSYTWLKDGKPLLNDSRMLLSPDHKVLTITRVLMEDDDLYSCVVENPISQGRSLPIKITVYRRSSLYIILSTGGIFLLVTLVTVCACWKPSKKSGKKRKLEKQNSLEYMDQNDDRLKPEGELPATHSPIPSSLRSVGCWEKAELGHQEASSAGPLPPPTVRRLQSRERCSQADTLPRGGEQERKNPMALYILKDKDSPEPEDNPAAEPRGAAEPGPPGYSVSPGVPGRSPGLPIRSARRYPRSPARSPATGRTHTSPPRAPGSPGRSRSASRSLRTAGVHLLREQDEASPVEISA, from the exons AGCCCCTGGAGGGGGTGAACATCACCAGCCCAGTGCGCCTGATCCATGGCACGGTGGGGAAGTCAGCCCTGCTCTCCGTGCAGTACAGCAGCACCAGCAGTGACAAGCCCGTGGTGAAGTGGCAGCTGAAGCGGGACAAGCCAGTGACCGTGGTACAGTCCATCGGCACAGAGGTCATTGGCACCCTACGGCCTGACTACCGAGACCGCATCCGCCTCTTCGAAaatggctccctgctcctcagtgACCTGCAGCTGGCCGACGAGGGCACCTACGAGGTTGAGATCTCCATCACGGACGACACGTTCACTGGAGAGAAGACCATCAACCTCACTGTAGATG TGCCCATTTCGAGGCCACAGGTGTTAGTGGCTTCGACCACCGTGCTGGAGCTCAGCGAGGCCTTCACCCTCAACTGCTCCCACGAGAATGGCACCAAGCCCAGCTACACCTGGCTGAAGGACGGCAAGCCTCTCCTCAATGACTCGAGAATGCTCCTGTCCCCCGACCACAAGGTGCTCACCATCACCCGCGTGCTCATGGAGGACGATGACCTGTACAGCTGCGTGGTGGAGAACCCCATCAGCCAGGGCCGCAGCCTGCCCATCAAGATCACCGTATACC gaAGAAGCTCCCTCTACATCATCTTGTCCACAGGAGGCATCTTCCTTCTTGTGACCTTGGTGACAGTCTGTGCCTGCTGGAAACCCTCCAAAAAGTCTGG gaagaagaggaagctggAGAAGCAAAACTCCCTGGAATATATGGATCAGAATGATGACCGTCTGAAACCAGAAGGTGAGCTCCCagccacccactcacccatcccATCGTCACTCAGATCAGTGGGCTGCTGGGAAAAGGCAGAACTGGGCCACCAGGAAGCCAGCTCTGCAGGGCCCCTTCCTCCACCAACTGTACGAAGACTGCAGAGCAGGGAAAGGTGCAGCCAAG CAGACACCCTCCCGCGAGGCGGCGAGCAGGAGCGGAAGAACCCCATGGCGCTGTACATCCTCAAGGACAAG GACTCCCCGGAGCCCGAGGACAACCCCGCCGCCGAGCCCCGGGGCGCCGCCGAGCCCGGCCCGCCCGGCTACTCCGTGTCTCCGGGCGTCCCCGGCCGCTCGCCCGGGCTGCCCATCCGCTCCGCCCGCCGCTACCCGCGCTCCCCGGCGCGCTCCCCCGCCACCGGCCGGACGCACACgtcgccgccccgcgcccccggctcGCCCGGCCGCTCGCGCAGCGCCTCGCGCTCACTGCGGACTGCGGGCGTGCACCTGCTCCGCGAGCAAGACGAGGCCAGCCCGGTGGAGATCAGCGCCTGA
- the HEPACAM gene encoding hepatocyte cell adhesion molecule isoform X2: MKRERGAPSRAFSALSLAPFVYLLLIQTEPLEGVNITSPVRLIHGTVGKSALLSVQYSSTSSDKPVVKWQLKRDKPVTVVQSIGTEVIGTLRPDYRDRIRLFENGSLLLSDLQLADEGTYEVEISITDDTFTGEKTINLTVDVPISRPQVLVASTTVLELSEAFTLNCSHENGTKPSYTWLKDGKPLLNDSRMLLSPDHKVLTITRVLMEDDDLYSCVVENPISQGRSLPIKITVYRRSSLYIILSTGGIFLLVTLVTVCACWKPSKKSGPSPAHTQQFCSEDAGLICRKKRKLEKQNSLEYMDQNDDRLKPEGELPATHSPIPSSLRSVGCWEKAELGHQEASSAGPLPPPTVRRLQSRERCSQDTLPRGGEQERKNPMALYILKDKDSPEPEDNPAAEPRGAAEPGPPGYSVSPGVPGRSPGLPIRSARRYPRSPARSPATGRTHTSPPRAPGSPGRSRSASRSLRTAGVHLLREQDEASPVEISA; encoded by the exons AGCCCCTGGAGGGGGTGAACATCACCAGCCCAGTGCGCCTGATCCATGGCACGGTGGGGAAGTCAGCCCTGCTCTCCGTGCAGTACAGCAGCACCAGCAGTGACAAGCCCGTGGTGAAGTGGCAGCTGAAGCGGGACAAGCCAGTGACCGTGGTACAGTCCATCGGCACAGAGGTCATTGGCACCCTACGGCCTGACTACCGAGACCGCATCCGCCTCTTCGAAaatggctccctgctcctcagtgACCTGCAGCTGGCCGACGAGGGCACCTACGAGGTTGAGATCTCCATCACGGACGACACGTTCACTGGAGAGAAGACCATCAACCTCACTGTAGATG TGCCCATTTCGAGGCCACAGGTGTTAGTGGCTTCGACCACCGTGCTGGAGCTCAGCGAGGCCTTCACCCTCAACTGCTCCCACGAGAATGGCACCAAGCCCAGCTACACCTGGCTGAAGGACGGCAAGCCTCTCCTCAATGACTCGAGAATGCTCCTGTCCCCCGACCACAAGGTGCTCACCATCACCCGCGTGCTCATGGAGGACGATGACCTGTACAGCTGCGTGGTGGAGAACCCCATCAGCCAGGGCCGCAGCCTGCCCATCAAGATCACCGTATACC gaAGAAGCTCCCTCTACATCATCTTGTCCACAGGAGGCATCTTCCTTCTTGTGACCTTGGTGACAGTCTGTGCCTGCTGGAAACCCTCCAAAAAGTCTGG gccttCTCCGGCTCACACTCAACAGTTCTGTTCAGAGGATGCTGGGTTGATttgcaggaagaagaggaagctggAGAAGCAAAACTCCCTGGAATATATGGATCAGAATGATGACCGTCTGAAACCAGAAGGTGAGCTCCCagccacccactcacccatcccATCGTCACTCAGATCAGTGGGCTGCTGGGAAAAGGCAGAACTGGGCCACCAGGAAGCCAGCTCTGCAGGGCCCCTTCCTCCACCAACTGTACGAAGACTGCAGAGCAGGGAAAGGTGCAGCCAAG ACACCCTCCCGCGAGGCGGCGAGCAGGAGCGGAAGAACCCCATGGCGCTGTACATCCTCAAGGACAAG GACTCCCCGGAGCCCGAGGACAACCCCGCCGCCGAGCCCCGGGGCGCCGCCGAGCCCGGCCCGCCCGGCTACTCCGTGTCTCCGGGCGTCCCCGGCCGCTCGCCCGGGCTGCCCATCCGCTCCGCCCGCCGCTACCCGCGCTCCCCGGCGCGCTCCCCCGCCACCGGCCGGACGCACACgtcgccgccccgcgcccccggctcGCCCGGCCGCTCGCGCAGCGCCTCGCGCTCACTGCGGACTGCGGGCGTGCACCTGCTCCGCGAGCAAGACGAGGCCAGCCCGGTGGAGATCAGCGCCTGA
- the HEPACAM gene encoding hepatocyte cell adhesion molecule isoform X6 encodes MKRERGAPSRAFSALSLAPFVYLLLIQTEPLEGVNITSPVRLIHGTVGKSALLSVQYSSTSSDKPVVKWQLKRDKPVTVVQSIGTEVIGTLRPDYRDRIRLFENGSLLLSDLQLADEGTYEVEISITDDTFTGEKTINLTVDVPISRPQVLVASTTVLELSEAFTLNCSHENGTKPSYTWLKDGKPLLNDSRMLLSPDHKVLTITRVLMEDDDLYSCVVENPISQGRSLPIKITVYRRSSLYIILSTGGIFLLVTLVTVCACWKPSKKSGKKRKLEKQNSLEYMDQNDDRLKPEADTLPRGGEQERKNPMALYILKDKDSPEPEDNPAAEPRGAAEPGPPGYSVSPGVPGRSPGLPIRSARRYPRSPARSPATGRTHTSPPRAPGSPGRSRSASRSLRTAGVHLLREQDEASPVEISA; translated from the exons AGCCCCTGGAGGGGGTGAACATCACCAGCCCAGTGCGCCTGATCCATGGCACGGTGGGGAAGTCAGCCCTGCTCTCCGTGCAGTACAGCAGCACCAGCAGTGACAAGCCCGTGGTGAAGTGGCAGCTGAAGCGGGACAAGCCAGTGACCGTGGTACAGTCCATCGGCACAGAGGTCATTGGCACCCTACGGCCTGACTACCGAGACCGCATCCGCCTCTTCGAAaatggctccctgctcctcagtgACCTGCAGCTGGCCGACGAGGGCACCTACGAGGTTGAGATCTCCATCACGGACGACACGTTCACTGGAGAGAAGACCATCAACCTCACTGTAGATG TGCCCATTTCGAGGCCACAGGTGTTAGTGGCTTCGACCACCGTGCTGGAGCTCAGCGAGGCCTTCACCCTCAACTGCTCCCACGAGAATGGCACCAAGCCCAGCTACACCTGGCTGAAGGACGGCAAGCCTCTCCTCAATGACTCGAGAATGCTCCTGTCCCCCGACCACAAGGTGCTCACCATCACCCGCGTGCTCATGGAGGACGATGACCTGTACAGCTGCGTGGTGGAGAACCCCATCAGCCAGGGCCGCAGCCTGCCCATCAAGATCACCGTATACC gaAGAAGCTCCCTCTACATCATCTTGTCCACAGGAGGCATCTTCCTTCTTGTGACCTTGGTGACAGTCTGTGCCTGCTGGAAACCCTCCAAAAAGTCTGG gaagaagaggaagctggAGAAGCAAAACTCCCTGGAATATATGGATCAGAATGATGACCGTCTGAAACCAGAAG CAGACACCCTCCCGCGAGGCGGCGAGCAGGAGCGGAAGAACCCCATGGCGCTGTACATCCTCAAGGACAAG GACTCCCCGGAGCCCGAGGACAACCCCGCCGCCGAGCCCCGGGGCGCCGCCGAGCCCGGCCCGCCCGGCTACTCCGTGTCTCCGGGCGTCCCCGGCCGCTCGCCCGGGCTGCCCATCCGCTCCGCCCGCCGCTACCCGCGCTCCCCGGCGCGCTCCCCCGCCACCGGCCGGACGCACACgtcgccgccccgcgcccccggctcGCCCGGCCGCTCGCGCAGCGCCTCGCGCTCACTGCGGACTGCGGGCGTGCACCTGCTCCGCGAGCAAGACGAGGCCAGCCCGGTGGAGATCAGCGCCTGA
- the HEPACAM gene encoding hepatocyte cell adhesion molecule isoform X1 has product MKRERGAPSRAFSALSLAPFVYLLLIQTEPLEGVNITSPVRLIHGTVGKSALLSVQYSSTSSDKPVVKWQLKRDKPVTVVQSIGTEVIGTLRPDYRDRIRLFENGSLLLSDLQLADEGTYEVEISITDDTFTGEKTINLTVDVPISRPQVLVASTTVLELSEAFTLNCSHENGTKPSYTWLKDGKPLLNDSRMLLSPDHKVLTITRVLMEDDDLYSCVVENPISQGRSLPIKITVYRRSSLYIILSTGGIFLLVTLVTVCACWKPSKKSGPSPAHTQQFCSEDAGLICRKKRKLEKQNSLEYMDQNDDRLKPEGELPATHSPIPSSLRSVGCWEKAELGHQEASSAGPLPPPTVRRLQSRERCSQADTLPRGGEQERKNPMALYILKDKDSPEPEDNPAAEPRGAAEPGPPGYSVSPGVPGRSPGLPIRSARRYPRSPARSPATGRTHTSPPRAPGSPGRSRSASRSLRTAGVHLLREQDEASPVEISA; this is encoded by the exons AGCCCCTGGAGGGGGTGAACATCACCAGCCCAGTGCGCCTGATCCATGGCACGGTGGGGAAGTCAGCCCTGCTCTCCGTGCAGTACAGCAGCACCAGCAGTGACAAGCCCGTGGTGAAGTGGCAGCTGAAGCGGGACAAGCCAGTGACCGTGGTACAGTCCATCGGCACAGAGGTCATTGGCACCCTACGGCCTGACTACCGAGACCGCATCCGCCTCTTCGAAaatggctccctgctcctcagtgACCTGCAGCTGGCCGACGAGGGCACCTACGAGGTTGAGATCTCCATCACGGACGACACGTTCACTGGAGAGAAGACCATCAACCTCACTGTAGATG TGCCCATTTCGAGGCCACAGGTGTTAGTGGCTTCGACCACCGTGCTGGAGCTCAGCGAGGCCTTCACCCTCAACTGCTCCCACGAGAATGGCACCAAGCCCAGCTACACCTGGCTGAAGGACGGCAAGCCTCTCCTCAATGACTCGAGAATGCTCCTGTCCCCCGACCACAAGGTGCTCACCATCACCCGCGTGCTCATGGAGGACGATGACCTGTACAGCTGCGTGGTGGAGAACCCCATCAGCCAGGGCCGCAGCCTGCCCATCAAGATCACCGTATACC gaAGAAGCTCCCTCTACATCATCTTGTCCACAGGAGGCATCTTCCTTCTTGTGACCTTGGTGACAGTCTGTGCCTGCTGGAAACCCTCCAAAAAGTCTGG gccttCTCCGGCTCACACTCAACAGTTCTGTTCAGAGGATGCTGGGTTGATttgcaggaagaagaggaagctggAGAAGCAAAACTCCCTGGAATATATGGATCAGAATGATGACCGTCTGAAACCAGAAGGTGAGCTCCCagccacccactcacccatcccATCGTCACTCAGATCAGTGGGCTGCTGGGAAAAGGCAGAACTGGGCCACCAGGAAGCCAGCTCTGCAGGGCCCCTTCCTCCACCAACTGTACGAAGACTGCAGAGCAGGGAAAGGTGCAGCCAAG CAGACACCCTCCCGCGAGGCGGCGAGCAGGAGCGGAAGAACCCCATGGCGCTGTACATCCTCAAGGACAAG GACTCCCCGGAGCCCGAGGACAACCCCGCCGCCGAGCCCCGGGGCGCCGCCGAGCCCGGCCCGCCCGGCTACTCCGTGTCTCCGGGCGTCCCCGGCCGCTCGCCCGGGCTGCCCATCCGCTCCGCCCGCCGCTACCCGCGCTCCCCGGCGCGCTCCCCCGCCACCGGCCGGACGCACACgtcgccgccccgcgcccccggctcGCCCGGCCGCTCGCGCAGCGCCTCGCGCTCACTGCGGACTGCGGGCGTGCACCTGCTCCGCGAGCAAGACGAGGCCAGCCCGGTGGAGATCAGCGCCTGA